AGTCCGCATGAGGTTTTGACCGGACGAGTGACGTGTATGCCTAACTATTTACCTCATACCAGGCACCAGCTGACCCCTCAGGGATGCGACTATGAGTTAATGGCATATTGTAGGTTACAAAGTATATAGTAGGCTTACTGACTCTGCGAAGTCAGAGCATAGCTTGGTATTCCtgaacacctgcgtgtgttgagtgtgctctcaggtttgcaaactattaaacctGTTTATTCAATCTTGTTTGTtcttctgagtctctgtcttagaGTAGTTTGAGGTGTAAACTTCCATCAcatagtattgtggggcggataaggattattgtttgggactgcaaactcGTTGGTATTTGGGTCCGTGCAgcacacattgttgtgtattaccgggcattttcttttggtcaccatGAAAAAATAAcgctttccaaaccggattacaattgtctgcaattactcctgcactgcatcacctgtacacctgtcCACAATCACCAGGCACAGTTACATAAATTGATAACAAAACTGgaagttttaaatcattttcattttgtatgaAAACGCACAAAAAAAACTTCAATGGAGAACAGCTATTAAGAAACAAGTGCAAGTAAATGCACTTTTAGTGTCTGTTCATTACGAATGTCTATAAGGTTAATAGCCATATTGTCTATTTACCTGAACCTATAttggtactgtgttttattacctTGCAAAACGGAATACTTCCACATTGGTTATGGTCTTATCCGCAGTGTTTAACAGTATAGCTTCTTCACCTTCCTGAATCTTATCTTTCCACTCTTTAACTTCATCTTTGTTGCAGGCTTCTTGCTGTCAGggaaaaccagaaaaaaatatatagcattacccatatattttttgtattttattttaaacagcggcaagggtgcaaatgcaccccagcatgtttaaaatgaacaaatctcATAACTCTAACAATCCTTACATGTAATTCAACTTTATTcacttatatttattttgatatcGAGAATGTCCTTGTCAACCTCGGGGAAATGAGAGTATTCCTTCTTCAAAGTTCACATGGTGCATTTTCACAATCACTAGTTGCtgtaaatttgaaaaatgtaaaaaaaaagtggctcCTACCCTCTGTCCCAAGTATGTCTccactttgtttttaaaagtgttactgggcctggtttctgtgctgtgcttaaagtgtAGGCTAggattaactttgtcaactccttttagaTTTTAACGACTTCAATATTGTCCCCTTAATACTCCTTCATTCTAGATCAAATAGAATCAGTTCCCTTAACCAATCTTCTTATTTCATTCCTATAAAACTGGGATTCGTTGATTTCAACATCAAGATCTTTTTCGTGGTGGGCCAGATCTACCTGTGTACCACCTGTTTGGCATATGAATCCCATATTCTTACAAACCTTTCTGAGAATGTGCAAGTAAAAAGAGAGGTTACCTTGTGTTCTTCAATCCAGGACAGTAACCcagaaaatgtaaaactggcCCAGTTTCCTCCATAATAAGCACTCCTGTAGCAAAACACAGattattaaaagaaacataatactTTCCATATTAAAAGCAATACTGTTTTTAACCTTTGTCAGCGGCAAGGGGTTCAATTTTCaccccagtgtgtttaaaatgaacatatctcaTAATTCTTTAAAGATAATGTCATATCCTTACATGTGATCAAACTTTAGCTGCTTAACCTTTATTTTGATACTAAGAACGTCCTTGTCAG
This window of the Polyodon spathula isolate WHYD16114869_AA chromosome 7, ASM1765450v1, whole genome shotgun sequence genome carries:
- the LOC121318703 gene encoding rab proteins geranylgeranyltransferase component A 1-like isoform X3; translation: MSGDHLPSEFEVLIVGTGLPESVIAAACSRIGQKVLHVDRSAYYGGNWASFTFSGLLSWIEEHKQEACNKDEVKEWKDKIQEGEEAILLNTADKTITNVEVFRFAR